A portion of the Pleuronectes platessa chromosome 15, fPlePla1.1, whole genome shotgun sequence genome contains these proteins:
- the supt4h1 gene encoding transcription elongation factor SPT4 has product MALETVPKDLRHLRACLLCSLVKTIDQFEYDGCDNCESYLQMKGNREMVYECTSSSFDGVVSMMSPEDSWVAKWQRIGNFKPGVYAVSVTGRLPPGVVRELKSRGVIYKSRETAVKT; this is encoded by the exons ATGGCTCTGGAGACGGTTCCTAAAGACCTGCGACACCTGAGAGCGTGTCTCCTGTGTTCGCTAGTGAAG ACCATTGACCAGTTCGAGTATGACGGCTGTGACAACTGTGAGTCGTACCTCCAGATGAAGGGGAACCGAGAGATGGTGTATGAATGCACAAGTTCCTCGTTTGACGG TGTGGTATCCATGATGAGTCCAGAAGACAGCTGGGTAGCTAAATGGCAGAGGATAG GAAACTTCAAGCCAGGCGTATATGCTGTGTCAGTGACAGGCAGACTACCTCCAG GCGTGGTGCGAGAGTTGAAAAGCAGAGGAGTGATATACAAATCCAGAGAAACAGCAGTGAAGACATAA